The Sandaracinus amylolyticus genomic interval GTCGGCGTACGTCGCGGCTGGGGCATCGGGGGCGCTCAACCTTCCTCGCGTCGCGGATCGCGGCGCGCGCTTGTCTCGACGAGCTCTTCGGCGACCGGGTCCCGCTTGCGACGCGCGCGACGCATGCCGCTCTCTCGCTTGCGCTCGGCGGGCGCCGGAGCGCTGCCCTGCGCGGGGATCTCGGGCTCGGTCGTGCGCTCCTGCCGCTTCTTCCTGCGATCGCTCGGGCCCGACATGACGCGCTTTCCGGGTCGTCAGGATCCACGAGGGGGCGCGCAGGGTCCGTCGGGATCATCCCCGACAGGGCTGCGCTGCGCCTCGGCCCTGGACGTCGCGCGGTCTACGCTGGGGTTGTCGTCGTGTTCCTCGGTCCCATGAGACGAGCGCCCGTGAACGAGATCGTCGGAGCCCCGCAGGACGAGCGCGAGCGCCTCGCAGCGCTGATCGCGCTCGATGTGCTCGACACGCCGCCCGAGCCGACGTTCGACGACCTCGCGCGCCTCGCGGCGCAGCTGTGTGGAACGCCGATGGCGCTGGTCACCCTGGTCGACGCGCGGCGACAGTGGTTCAAGGCGCGTGTCGGGGTGACGCTGAGAGAGACGCCGCGCGAGATCGCGTTCTGTGCGCACGCCGTCGCGGCGGACTCGGCGATGCTCGTGGTGCGCGACGCGACGTGCGACGAGCGCTTCTGTGACAACCCGCTCGTCCGCGGCGAGCCCTTCATCCGCTTCTACGCGGGCGTTCCGCTCGAGCTCGCGAGCGGAGCGCGCGTCGGGACGCTCTGCGTGCTCGATCGCGTGCCGCGCGAGCTCGGCGCGTCGCAGCTCGATGCGCTCTCGATCCTCGCGCGGCGCGCGGCGTCGGAGCTCGAGCTGCGCAAGGCGCTCGGCGCGCGCGAGCACGCGGAGTCGGGCGAGCAGGAGCTCGCGGGACAGCGGCTCGGCGGGCGATATCGCATCGACGAGGTGCTCGGCCAGGGCGCGATGGGCATCGTCGTCGCGGCCCACGATCTCGAAGCGCGCGAGGACGTCGCGATCAAGTTCCTGATGCCGACGCTCGGCGCCGATCGCGAGGCGCGCGATCGCTTCGTGGGCGAGGCGCGCGCGCTGATGCGCATCGAGAGCGAGCACGTGTCGAAGGTGCGCGACGTCGGCAACCTGGCGAGCGGCGCGCCGTACATCGTGATGGAGCGGCTGATCGGGCGGGACGTCGCGACACTCCTACGCGAGTCGAGAGAGCCCTTGGGCGTGCGCCAGGCGGCGAGCATCGTGCTGCAGGCGTGCGAGGGGATCGACGCCGCGCACGCGCTCGGCATCCTCCATCGCGACATCAAGCCCGCGAACTTGTTCTGCGCGGAGCAGCCCGACGGATCGTCGCACGTGAAGGTGCTCGACTTCGGGATCGCGCGCGTGGAGCGCGCGGCGAGCGCCACCGCGGCGACGACGACCGGCGCGCTCGTCGGCACGCCGAGCTACATGGCGCCCGAGCAGCTCGAGGACGCGTCGCGCGTGGACGCGCGTAGCGAGGTGTGGTCGCTCGGGGTCGTGCTCTACGAGCTGCTCACCGGCGCGAAGCCGTACGGCGGGCGCACGGCGACCCAGGTCTACGCGGCGATCCTGGTGGGCTCGCTGAAGCCGCCACGGGCGCGACGCCCCGAGATCCCCGACGCGCTCGAGCGCGTGATCCTGCGCGCTCTCGAGAAGAGCCCGGACGCGCGCTTTTCGTCGGTGCGAGAGCTCGCGCGCGAGCTGGCGACGTTCGCCGAGGACGCACCGCCCGCCAAGACGACGCAGTCGCTGCCGGTGATGCGCGATCGACGCGCGCAGTGGATCACGATCGCGGTGCTGATCGCGATCGTGGTGCTCGCGGCGATCGTCGCGCTGCGCGGATGAAGGAGGCGTCAGCCCGCGCGCACGAGCTCGATCGCGCGCTCCGGGCACGCGACGACGCAGAGGCCGCACGCGCGGCAGCGATCCGCGCCCGGCGTGTACGCGGTCTGGCGCCCGTGCGCGACGCTCTTGATCTTCGCGAGCAGACCGAGCGCGGCGAAGTCCGCGTCGTCGATGCGCCGCACCTCGAACACGTCGTAGGGGCACACCTCTTCGCAGTCGCCCTTCCCTTCGCACCGCGAGCGGCTCACGCGCGGGACGAACGCGCCGGGATCGGCTTCGCACTTCTCGCCGGGGCGCTTCGGGTGCGCGGCGGCGCGCTTGGTCTTCTCGGGGTTGCGGGCGCGGCGAGGCATGGGCACGACGGTACCCGAGCGCGCGTGAACGTCGTGCGCTCGGGCGCGTGAAGAATCGTTGCGCTCAGATGCGCGCGGCGGCTCCGTCGGGGCGCGTCACCGGCGGGCGCGGCGCGTCGCTCGCGACGGCGCGCACGTCGGTCAGGATCATCCCGCTCCGCGGGAGCGTCGGGATGCGCGAGAGGTCGATGTGCGCGTCCTGCGGCGCGAACCGGAGCTCGACCGCGCGCGTGAGGAACGTGAGCGCGACCTTCATCGCCTCGATGGTCAGCCACTCGCCGGCGCAGCGATGGCCGCCCTCGTAGCGACCGCCGCCCTGCGGGATGAAGTCGTAGGGCCCCCCCGCCCATCCGAGGAAACGATCGGGTCGGAACGCGTCGGGATCGTCGAAGAGCCGGCGATCGTGATCGGTGCCGAACACGTCGAGCAGCACCCGGCGGCCCTTCGGAAACAGATAGCCGCGCCACTCGAAGCTCTCGCGGACGCGCGCCCCGAGGAACGGCGTGAACGGATAGAACCGGCGCACCTCCTGGACGAACGCCTCGACGCGCTCGGCGCGCGTGGTCTCGTCGACCGGCGCGCGCAGCATCGCGCGATGATCGGGGTGCGCGTGCAGCGCGTGGCCGATGAACGCGACGTAGGTGCCGATCGCGACGATCGGACGCAGGACGTTCATCAGCTCGACCGAGGCCTCGTGCTCGTCGAGCGGTCGATCGTTCGCGTCGACGTGCGACGCGACGACGTACGAGGCCTGGGTCGGCGACGGGCGCAGCTCGCCGCGGCGGATGCGCTGGATCACGCCGCCCATCCAGCGCTCGGTGCGCGCGCGCGCGATGCGGCCCGCGAAGTGGCGCGGCCCGATCGTCGCGAACGAGTGCACCATCGCGCCGAAGTCCTCGGCACGCAGGCGCACCTCGCGCTCCTCGAGCGGCACCCCCGCCCACGCGCACGCGGCGCGGCACATCACGTCCTGCGCTTCCTCGAGCAGCACGATCTCCTCGCGCTGCTGCCAGCGATCGAGCGCGGCGTACCACTGCTTCCACATCTCGCCCATGAGCGCGTCGATGCGCTCGCGCGACATGAGCGACATGAACATCTTCTTCCGCTTCGCGTGCATGTCGCCGTCGAGCGTCTGCACGCCGCGCTCGCCGAGGAGCGTGCGCTGGACCGCCATCGGCACCGCGCCGCGCCGCACGAAGCGCGTCGGATCGTAGAAGAGCGCGGCCGCGTCGCGCCCACGCAGCGCGATGAAGCGCAGGCCCATGAGGCGCAGCTCGAGCACGTCGGTGTCGAGACGCTCGAAGCGACGCGGCAGGAAGAGATAGCCCTCGCGGAGGAGCGCGAGGGAGCCGTCGATCGCGGGATCGCGCGGAATGGAGCCCATCTCTGCATCTCCTCGGCGCGGGTCGCTCCGCGCTCCGTCGTACACGGACCGACGCGCAGATAGGCACCTTCCGAGGTGATCAAGTCGGGGCCCACACCTTGAGCGCGGGCGTCGCGCGACGAGATGAAGCGCGTGCGAAAGCTTCGTGGGTACGCGTGGTTCGGTGCGATCGCAGGGTTCGCGTGCGGCTGTGTCCCAGCGCCCGAGGGAGCGCCGGAGATGGACGCGACGGCATGGGATGGCGGCGGCGCGGACGCGGCGGTCGTCGTCGAGATGGACGCGACGGTCGCGATCGACGCGTCGCCGATCGATGCCGGCGCGCGCGAGGACGCTCGCGACGCGGGACACGACGCGTGGACGGACCCCTGCGAGGACGTGGTGTGCCCCGGGGACGCGTGCCGCGAAGGGCGATGCGACCCGCGGAGCGGCGAGTGCGTGCTCGGCGCGCCGCGCGCCGACGGCACGTCGTGCGACGACGGAGATCTCTGCACGCGCGCCGATGCATGCGAGCGCGGCGCGTGCGTGGGCGGCGACGCGATCACGTGCCCGCCGATCGACGCGTGCCACAGCGCAGGCACGTGCGAGCCGGCGACGGGCGAGTGCTCGACGGTGCCCGCGCCGTGCACGATCGACGTGGTCGTCCGCGTGCTCGACGCGCGCGGCGTGCCGCTCACGACGGCGGTGCCGGTGCGCGCGTTCCAGGGCGAGCGTGCGACGCCGGTCGCGGGCAAGACGGACGCGGCGGGCGAGGTGCACCTGCAGCTCACGAACGGCGCGTACCGCTTCCGCGTGCTGCGCGACGGCGTGCCGTTCTGGAGCGGCGCGGGCGATCACTGCGCGATGCCGAGCTGCACGCGCGTCGAGATGCGCCTGCCCGACACGAGCGATCTGCGCGTCGTGACGTGGGATCCGCGGATGGACGGCGCGTACGACGGAGGTGGCGAGGTGCGTCCGCCGAACCCGCACATCGAGCGCGGCGGGACGTGGCTCGAGAACTGGGCGATCGAGCGCTACGGCGCGCCCGACGCGTTCATCTCCGCGGGGCACACGCACTTGTACCCGCAGGACTGGGATCCCCCCGACGCGTGGGGGAACACGACGACCTACGAGAACCAGCACGCGTTCGGCGCGATCCTGCAGGGCGTGTACGTGCGGCTGAGCGATCGGCGCGCGTTCGATCTGGTCTCAATCGACTATCGCGTGCGCCACGACACCGACCCCGAGCACGTGAGCGCGATCCCTGGCGCCGATCCGACGAACGTGGAGATCTGGGTGTCGAGCTCGCTGACGGTGCCGACGACCGCGTGGACGCGCTACCCGACGGGCGTGCCGATCGCGGGCGAGATGACGTACTGGGGGACCGTGTTCCCGCACGAGATGACGAACGTGAGCGCGGTGTTCATCACGACCACCGGCAACGTGTCGCTCGACAACGTCGTGCTCCGGCCGCGCTAAGGTGCGCGCGTGATCACCGTTCATCATCTCGACGACTCGCGATCGCAGCGCGTGCTCTGGATGCTCGAGGAGCTCGGCGTGCCCTACGAGATCCAGCGCCACCAGCGGGACCCGAAGACGATGCTCGCGCCGGCCGAGCTGCGGCGGGTGCACCCACTCGGAAAGGCGCCGGTGATCACCGACGAGGGCGTGACGATCGCGGAGAGCGGCGCGATCCTCGAGTACCTCGTCGATCGCTACGGCGAGGGCCGGCTGCGCCCCGCGCGCGGCACGCCGGACGCGATGCGCTTCACGTACTGGATGCACTTCGCCGAGGGCTCGGCGATGCCGCCGCTGCTCGTGAAGCTGATCCTCGATCGCATCCGCGAGGCGCCGATGCCGTTCCTCGCGAAGCCGATCGCGCGGCGGATCGCGGATCAGGTCGAGCAGGCGTACGTCGAGCCGAACGTGCGGCGGATGCTCGACTTCATGGAGAGCGAGCTCGCGCTGCGCACCTGGTTCGCGGGTGACGAGATGAGCGCGGCGGACGTGCAGATGAGCTTCCCGGTCGAGGCCGCGGCGCAGCGGTTCTCGCTCGAGCGGCACCCGAAGCTGCGCGCCTTCCTCGACCGCATCCACACCCGGCCCGCGTACCGGCGCGCGATCGAGCGCGGCGGGCCCTATCGCTACGCCTGATGCGCGCGGGCCTGCGCGAAGCGCAGGTTGACGTAGTCGTTGACCAGCGCCGCCGTGAGCAGGCCCGCCGCGAAGCGCGTGGGCCCGGGCGCGAAGACGTAGGCGATCGACAGCGCGGCGCTCGACCACATGCCGAAGCAGCGCGGGCACGTGAGCAGCTCGCCGAGCGCGCGGATCGCGCCGTCGCCGCGCGGGCGCTCCTTCACCTCGTCGGGGCTCGCGCCCTCCTCGACCTCGGTGAACGGCGCGCGCACGACGCGCATCACCTTCTCGCGCGTGAAGAGGCGCGTGAGGCGGGTGGTCGCGAGGCCGAGCAGGAGCGCGTCGCGCAGCGGGAGCTCGCGCGGGAGCGCGTCGCGGCGCAGCGCCGAGACGACGGCGGTGGACGTGACCGTCAGGAACGTCGTCGCGAGCACGGCATAGTCGACGAGCGGCTCGTGATCGTGGCCGCGCCCGATGACGTGGTGGCGCCGCAGGTCGCGGCAGATGGTCTCGTTGTCCATCGTGCGCGACGTGGGGTCGCAAGAACGGCGCCGCGCCGCGGCGCGTGATCGAGCCCGCGAGCTGCGGCGATTGGCACCACCCGTGCTCTGGGCGCTCGCCGCGGCGCGGCGGACCGCTCAAGATTCGCTCGCGTGACTGCGCCGGCGTTCGCGATCGGTCCGTTCGCATTGCACGAGGTGCTCGGGCGCGGCGGCATGGGCGAGGTGTGGAGGGCCGTCCACGTCGCGCAGGGCGTGCCCGTCGCGGTGAAGGTGCTGCGCGGCGCGCGCTCGATCGCGCCCCGCTACGTCGCCGCGTTCCGGCGCGAGGCCGAGCGGCTCGCGGCGCTCGATCATCCGGCGATCGTCACGGTGCTCGACTTCGGCACGCTCTCGGCGGACGAGGCGCGCGCGAGCGACGGGCGCTACGTCGCGGGCAGCCCGTGGATCGCGATGGAGCTCGCGGAGGGCGCCTCGCTCGCGGCACTCGCGCCGATGCCGTGGAGCGACGTCGTGCACGTCGCGCGCGTGCTGCTCGACGCGCTCGCGCATGCGCACGCGCGGGGCGTCGTGCACCGCGATCTGAAGCCGGCGAACGTACTGGTCTCGGGCTGCGAGGACGGCACGCGCGCCGACGTGCTGCTGACCGACTTCGGGATCGCGCACGCGCTCGACGGCGGGGAGATCGACGACGCGGAGATCGACTCCGACGGCATGGTCATGCTCGCGGGAACGCCGGGGTTCATGGCGCCCGAGCAGGTGCGCGGAGAGTGGCGCGACTTCGGGCCGTGGACGGATCTGTACTCGCTCGGGTGCACGATCTGGACGCTGCTCGCGGGCATCGAGCCGTTCGCGGGCGCGGCCCATCGCGTGATGCTCGCGCACATGACGGAGGAGCTGCCGCCGCTCCCCGCGACGCTCGAGGTGCCCGACGATGTGCGCGCGTGGATCGCACGGCTCGCGCGCTCCGACCTGCACCTGCGGTTTCGTCGCGCCGCGGACGCGGCGGCGGCGCTCGAGCGGGTCGCAGGCCCGCGGAGCGGCCGCGGGCGGGCCTGGGCGCGCCGGGCGAGCCCGAGCGTCGCGCGCACGCTCGAGGTCGTGCGGACGCGGGCGGCCTCGTCGGCGAGCACGCCGCGCGCGGCGTCGACGGTGCTCGACGCGCCGCTCACGCCGTCGCCGGTGCGGCAGACGCCGCCCACGGCGCGCACGACGCAGCGTCCGCGATCCGCCCCGCCGCCCCCCAAGCCGGCCTTCCCCGCGAGCTGGCGCGCCGAGCGGGCGCCGCTCTCGCGCATGCAGCTCGTCGGCGCGGGGCTCTCGCTGTACGGCGCGAGAGAGATCCCGATCGTCGATCGCGACGTCGCGCGCGACGCGCTGTGGGAGGCGCTCGGCGACGTGCACGAGCGACGTGCGCTGCGCGTCGTGTTGCTGCGCGGCGCGAGCGGCGTGGGCAAGAGTCGGCTCTTGCGCTGGACGCTGCATC includes:
- a CDS encoding protein kinase domain-containing protein, with product MNEIVGAPQDERERLAALIALDVLDTPPEPTFDDLARLAAQLCGTPMALVTLVDARRQWFKARVGVTLRETPREIAFCAHAVAADSAMLVVRDATCDERFCDNPLVRGEPFIRFYAGVPLELASGARVGTLCVLDRVPRELGASQLDALSILARRAASELELRKALGAREHAESGEQELAGQRLGGRYRIDEVLGQGAMGIVVAAHDLEAREDVAIKFLMPTLGADREARDRFVGEARALMRIESEHVSKVRDVGNLASGAPYIVMERLIGRDVATLLRESREPLGVRQAASIVLQACEGIDAAHALGILHRDIKPANLFCAEQPDGSSHVKVLDFGIARVERAASATAATTTGALVGTPSYMAPEQLEDASRVDARSEVWSLGVVLYELLTGAKPYGGRTATQVYAAILVGSLKPPRARRPEIPDALERVILRALEKSPDARFSSVRELARELATFAEDAPPAKTTQSLPVMRDRRAQWITIAVLIAIVVLAAIVALRG
- a CDS encoding DUF1360 domain-containing protein, producing MDNETICRDLRRHHVIGRGHDHEPLVDYAVLATTFLTVTSTAVVSALRRDALPRELPLRDALLLGLATTRLTRLFTREKVMRVVRAPFTEVEEGASPDEVKERPRGDGAIRALGELLTCPRCFGMWSSAALSIAYVFAPGPTRFAAGLLTAALVNDYVNLRFAQARAHQA
- a CDS encoding glutathione S-transferase, producing MITVHHLDDSRSQRVLWMLEELGVPYEIQRHQRDPKTMLAPAELRRVHPLGKAPVITDEGVTIAESGAILEYLVDRYGEGRLRPARGTPDAMRFTYWMHFAEGSAMPPLLVKLILDRIREAPMPFLAKPIARRIADQVEQAYVEPNVRRMLDFMESELALRTWFAGDEMSAADVQMSFPVEAAAQRFSLERHPKLRAFLDRIHTRPAYRRAIERGGPYRYA
- a CDS encoding cytochrome P450, which gives rise to MGSIPRDPAIDGSLALLREGYLFLPRRFERLDTDVLELRLMGLRFIALRGRDAAALFYDPTRFVRRGAVPMAVQRTLLGERGVQTLDGDMHAKRKKMFMSLMSRERIDALMGEMWKQWYAALDRWQQREEIVLLEEAQDVMCRAACAWAGVPLEEREVRLRAEDFGAMVHSFATIGPRHFAGRIARARTERWMGGVIQRIRRGELRPSPTQASYVVASHVDANDRPLDEHEASVELMNVLRPIVAIGTYVAFIGHALHAHPDHRAMLRAPVDETTRAERVEAFVQEVRRFYPFTPFLGARVRESFEWRGYLFPKGRRVLLDVFGTDHDRRLFDDPDAFRPDRFLGWAGGPYDFIPQGGGRYEGGHRCAGEWLTIEAMKVALTFLTRAVELRFAPQDAHIDLSRIPTLPRSGMILTDVRAVASDAPRPPVTRPDGAAARI
- a CDS encoding 4Fe-4S binding protein; the encoded protein is MPRRARNPEKTKRAAAHPKRPGEKCEADPGAFVPRVSRSRCEGKGDCEEVCPYDVFEVRRIDDADFAALGLLAKIKSVAHGRQTAYTPGADRCRACGLCVVACPERAIELVRAG